Part of the Candidatus Eisenbacteria bacterium genome is shown below.
TCGAGTACGCGCGCACGCACAACCTGACCCGCTCGGCGCTGGAGAAGAACCTCGCGGCGCTCGAAGGCGGGCGGCACGGCTTGAGCTTCGCCTCCGGCCTCGCGGCGACGAACGTCGTCATGCAGACGCTCTCCGCCGGCGACCACGTCGTCTGCGGAAACAACACCTACGGCGGAACCTTCCGGCTTTTCGACAAGGTCTGGAAGCGGCACGGACTCGAGTTCTCGTTCGTGGACTGCACCGATCCGGAGCGGGTGGAAGCCGCGTTCACCCCGCGCACGAAGCTCGTCTGGACCGAGACGCCGACGAACCCGCTGATGCAACTCGCGGACATCCGCGAGATCTCGGCGCGGGCGAAGCGCCGCGGTATCCGCACGCTCGTGGACAACACCTTCATGACGCCGTACTTCCAGCGGCCGCTCGAGCTGGGGGCGGACGTCGTCCTGCACTCGGTGACCAAGTATCTGAACGGCCACAGCGACATGGTCGGTGGGGCGCTGATCACCTCCGACGACGATCTGGCCGCGAGCCTGCGCTTCCTGCAAAACGCCGCCGGGGCGGTGCCGGGGCCGATGGACTGCTTCCTGTGCCTGCGCGGAACCAAGACGCTGGCGGTCCGCATGCGGCAGCACCAGGCCAACGCGCTCGAACTCGCGGCCCTGCTCGAGCAGCATCCGAAGGTCTCGCGCGTGTACTACCCGGGGCTCGCCTCGCATCCCCAGCACGCGCTGGCCCGCTCCCAGGCGTCCGGATTCGGCGGCATGATCTCGATCGTTCCCGGCGACGGCTCGCACGCGGCGGGCGAGGCGGTCTTCAACCGCTTCCGGCTCTTCACGCGCGCCGAGAGCCTGGGCGGCGTCGAGAGCCTGGTTTGCCACCCGGCCTCGATGACTCATGCCTCGGTGCCGCGGGAAACGCGCCTTGCGCTGGGCCTGGTGGACGGCCTGCTCAGGCTTTCGGTCGGCATCGAGGACGTCGCCGATCTGAAGGCCGATCTGGTGCATGCGCTGCAAATATTGTGATGGCAGCCACTTACCGGCAGTCTTCCGGGTGAAAAGTGCGAGATTCCAGTTGACAAGTGGGGAAGCCATCCCTAGCCTGCGCTCGCTTCACGTCGCGCGATGTTCTCGCTAGGTCCGCGCGCGCGCGGTGCATTCGGCTACGAATAGGACGAGCACAGGGAAGCTGCTTGCCACGCACCGCTCTCCGACCCCGGGCTGTTGAGATCACCAATTAACCTGACGAATCCCATGAAGATGCACGGCCGTCGCCGGAACTGCCGGCGCGGTGGACGTGAGAGGAGGTGACGAAGAACACGATGCGTAAGCTTTTCGCTCTCTCGATGGTCGCCCTGCTGGCGCTGACCCTCGCGATCGCCGCGCTCGGCTGTGGCCAGAAGGCGGAGGAAACTCCGGCTGCCACGGAAACCCCGGCTGCTGGGACGATGACGGACAGCTCGGCTGCCATGACGGATTCCGGCGCTGTGATGCAGGCGGATTCGACCGCGGCTCACTAACGCGGCGGATTCCCGACTCCGAAGGGGGAGACGCGATAGCGGCTCCCCCTTTTGCTTGCCTGCCGCAAGCCTCTACGGTGGCGCAACCTGCACGAGGGACCGGCCGTAGGCACGGCATCCGCCGCTCGGACGTTGAGGAGGTTCCGCCGTGAGACTCTGGACAGTCGGCCTCGTGACCTGCGCCGCGCTCCTCGCGGCGGCATCGCCCGCGCCCGCGTCGGTCCGCTACTCGGAGCGCAGCGATCAGACGCTCGAGGCGCGGGGC
Proteins encoded:
- a CDS encoding PLP-dependent transferase, coding for MAGETLGPDAGFATRAVHAGQEPDLATGAVMTPIYQTSTYAQESLGHHKGFEYARTHNLTRSALEKNLAALEGGRHGLSFASGLAATNVVMQTLSAGDHVVCGNNTYGGTFRLFDKVWKRHGLEFSFVDCTDPERVEAAFTPRTKLVWTETPTNPLMQLADIREISARAKRRGIRTLVDNTFMTPYFQRPLELGADVVLHSVTKYLNGHSDMVGGALITSDDDLAASLRFLQNAAGAVPGPMDCFLCLRGTKTLAVRMRQHQANALELAALLEQHPKVSRVYYPGLASHPQHALARSQASGFGGMISIVPGDGSHAAGEAVFNRFRLFTRAESLGGVESLVCHPASMTHASVPRETRLALGLVDGLLRLSVGIEDVADLKADLVHALQIL